Proteins encoded by one window of uncultured Draconibacterium sp.:
- the rpsA gene encoding 30S ribosomal protein S1 has protein sequence MTEEKKKDLEQEVPETPVQDEQKEVVAETTEAPVEETAAEEKAEAPKAEAKKEEKAVETSAEADADFDWASLETGTDAYSETERGDLENLYNNTLNTVTEKEVLEGKVISLNKREVVVDIGYKSDGIVSLNEFRYNPELKVGDAVDVYIESLEDKKGQMILSHKKARATRSWERVNESLENDEIIKGYIKCRTKGGMIVDVFGIEAFLPGSQIDVKPIRDYDIYVGKTMEFKVVKINHEYRNVVVSHKALIEAELEQQKKEIIAKLEKGQVLEGTVKNVTSYGVFMDLGGVDGLIHITDLSWGRISHPSEIVELDQKLNVVILDFDDNKKRIALGLKQLTPHPWDNLDSELKVGDKVKGKVVVIADYGAFVEIAPGVEGLIHVSEMSWSQHLRSAQDFLSVGDEVEAAILTLDRDERKMSLGIKQLKEDPWSKIDTEYAVGSKHAAKVRNFTNFGVFVEITEGVDGLIHISDLSWTKKIKHPSEFTAIGAEIEVVVLDIDKDNRRLSLGHKQLEENPWDVFETIFTADSIHEGTVIELMDKGAVIALPYGVEGFATPRHLVKEDGSSVKQDEKLDFKVIEFNKSAKRIIVSHSRIYEDAKRAADGEQRKAQKSSNKRAMKSVSDNIEKTTLGDISELAALKSQMEKEEKKDK, from the coding sequence ATGACAGAAGAGAAGAAAAAAGATCTTGAACAAGAAGTGCCAGAAACTCCTGTTCAGGACGAACAAAAAGAAGTAGTTGCAGAAACTACAGAAGCTCCGGTTGAAGAAACTGCAGCAGAAGAAAAAGCGGAAGCTCCTAAAGCAGAAGCAAAAAAAGAAGAAAAGGCCGTTGAAACATCAGCAGAAGCAGATGCGGATTTTGACTGGGCAAGCCTTGAAACAGGTACAGATGCATACTCAGAAACAGAAAGAGGTGATCTGGAAAACCTGTACAACAACACACTTAACACCGTAACAGAAAAAGAAGTTCTGGAAGGAAAAGTTATTTCGTTGAACAAACGCGAAGTAGTTGTTGACATAGGTTACAAGTCGGACGGTATTGTTAGCTTGAACGAATTCCGCTACAATCCAGAGTTGAAAGTAGGCGACGCAGTAGATGTTTACATCGAAAGTCTTGAAGATAAAAAAGGACAGATGATCCTTTCGCACAAAAAAGCGCGTGCAACACGTTCTTGGGAGCGTGTTAACGAATCGCTTGAAAACGATGAAATCATCAAGGGATACATCAAATGTCGTACTAAAGGTGGTATGATCGTTGACGTATTTGGCATTGAAGCATTCTTGCCAGGTTCGCAAATTGATGTTAAACCTATCCGCGATTACGATATTTACGTTGGTAAAACAATGGAATTCAAAGTTGTTAAAATCAACCACGAATACCGTAACGTTGTTGTTTCTCACAAAGCACTTATCGAGGCTGAGCTTGAGCAACAGAAAAAAGAAATTATCGCTAAACTTGAAAAAGGTCAGGTATTGGAAGGAACCGTTAAAAACGTTACTTCATACGGTGTATTTATGGACCTTGGTGGTGTTGACGGATTGATCCACATCACTGACTTGAGCTGGGGACGTATTTCTCACCCAAGCGAGATCGTTGAATTAGACCAGAAACTAAACGTTGTTATCCTTGATTTTGATGATAACAAAAAACGTATTGCTCTTGGTCTGAAACAATTGACTCCTCACCCATGGGATAACCTGGACTCAGAGTTGAAAGTTGGCGACAAAGTAAAAGGTAAAGTTGTTGTTATTGCCGACTACGGTGCATTCGTTGAGATTGCTCCTGGAGTTGAAGGATTGATCCATGTTTCAGAAATGAGCTGGAGCCAGCACCTGCGCAGTGCACAAGACTTCTTAAGCGTTGGCGACGAAGTTGAAGCAGCAATTCTTACATTGGACCGCGACGAGCGTAAAATGTCGTTGGGTATCAAGCAACTGAAAGAAGATCCTTGGTCGAAAATCGATACTGAATACGCTGTTGGTAGCAAACACGCTGCAAAAGTTCGTAACTTCACAAACTTTGGTGTATTTGTAGAAATTACTGAAGGTGTTGACGGTTTAATTCACATTTCAGACCTGAGCTGGACGAAAAAGATCAAGCACCCATCAGAATTCACTGCAATTGGTGCAGAAATTGAAGTTGTTGTACTTGACATCGACAAAGACAATCGTCGTTTAAGTTTAGGACACAAACAACTGGAAGAAAATCCATGGGATGTATTCGAAACAATTTTCACTGCTGATTCAATTCACGAAGGAACCGTTATTGAATTAATGGACAAAGGTGCTGTTATTGCACTTCCTTACGGTGTTGAAGGTTTTGCAACTCCTCGTCATCTGGTTAAAGAAGATGGTTCTTCTGTTAAGCAAGACGAAAAACTTGATTTCAAAGTTATCGAGTTCAACAAATCGGCAAAACGAATCATTGTTTCTCACTCTCGTATTTACGAAGATGCTAAACGTGCAGCTGATGGCGAACAGCGTAAAGCTCAGAAAAGCTCTAACAAGCGCGCCATGAAATCAGTAAGCGATAACATCGAAAAAACAACTCTTGGCGACATCAGCGAATTAGCTGCTCTGAAATCGCAAATGGAGAAAGAAGAGAAAAAAGACAAATAA
- a CDS encoding STAS domain-containing protein, whose amino-acid sequence MAFEIRKNEKYTLVKVNTDRLDTNNAPDLKSELVVINSEGEKNIILDLSSVNYCDSSGLRSVLVANRLCEDAIGTFILCGLQPDVENLVQISMLHTVLLITETEEEAEKLLEKKENL is encoded by the coding sequence ATGGCATTCGAGATTCGAAAAAACGAAAAGTATACCTTAGTAAAGGTAAACACCGACAGATTAGACACCAACAATGCACCCGATCTTAAATCGGAGCTGGTAGTTATTAATAGCGAAGGTGAAAAAAACATCATTCTTGATTTGAGCAGTGTAAATTACTGCGATTCTTCAGGTCTAAGATCAGTTTTAGTAGCCAACCGGTTATGCGAAGATGCAATAGGAACTTTTATCCTTTGCGGTTTGCAGCCCGATGTAGAAAACCTGGTACAGATTTCGATGCTTCACACCGTTTTGTTAATTACAGAAACAGAAGAAGAAGCAGAGAAATTATTAGAAAAGAAAGAAAACCTGTAA
- a CDS encoding ribonuclease Z: protein MSFELTILGSNSALPTSNRYPTAQVLQVPGRCFLIDCGEGTQIQLRRNRISFSNIQHIFISHLHGDHYYGLIGLLSTMNLLGVKCDVHIYAPSELKTLIQPQLDFIRGEMSIKPIFHPLNLKKPDTIFENKTVEVISFPVKHSIPTLGFLFREKQKPANIKKEMIKYYNIPLAEIKNIKAGADFETKSGEIIQNEKLTTPPPKPKSYAFCTDTAFHPPIAEVINGVDLLYHEATFLEDLRPLAEKTLHSTARQAAEMAKRCNASKLLIGHFSSRFKRLEEFKNEAKQVFENTELALEGKKFKI, encoded by the coding sequence ATGTCTTTCGAACTAACTATACTGGGAAGCAACTCTGCATTACCGACTTCTAACAGATATCCAACTGCCCAGGTACTTCAGGTACCTGGGCGTTGTTTTTTAATCGATTGCGGAGAAGGCACCCAAATACAACTCAGAAGAAACAGGATTAGTTTCAGCAATATCCAACACATTTTTATTTCTCATTTGCATGGCGACCATTACTACGGTTTGATTGGACTTTTATCGACCATGAACCTGCTTGGTGTTAAATGTGATGTACATATTTACGCTCCTTCTGAACTTAAAACACTTATTCAGCCACAACTCGACTTTATTCGTGGTGAAATGAGTATTAAACCGATCTTTCATCCGCTAAACCTAAAAAAGCCTGATACCATTTTTGAAAATAAAACGGTTGAAGTGATTTCATTTCCGGTAAAACATAGTATTCCAACATTGGGGTTTTTGTTCCGCGAAAAACAAAAGCCGGCCAATATTAAAAAGGAAATGATAAAATACTACAATATTCCGCTGGCCGAAATTAAAAACATAAAGGCAGGTGCCGATTTTGAAACAAAAAGCGGAGAAATAATTCAAAACGAAAAACTTACAACTCCGCCGCCAAAACCAAAGTCGTATGCGTTTTGCACCGATACGGCTTTTCATCCTCCAATTGCAGAAGTTATAAATGGTGTTGACCTCCTGTATCACGAGGCCACTTTTTTGGAAGATTTAAGACCCCTTGCTGAAAAAACGCTTCATTCCACTGCCCGGCAAGCAGCAGAGATGGCTAAACGCTGTAATGCGTCGAAACTGTTAATAGGACACTTCTCAAGCCGGTTTAAAAGACTCGAAGAATTTAAAAACGAGGCGAAGCAAGTTTTTGAAAACACAGAACTGGCACTCGAGGGAAAAAAATTCAAGATTTAA